A stretch of the Agrobacterium vitis genome encodes the following:
- a CDS encoding Ku protein — MAPRRPYWRGYLKLSLVTCPVAMTPATSESEKVRFHTLNKDTGNRVVSQYVDSVTGKPVKDEHEAKGYERGENDYVLLTDEDLESVELETVRTIDIEKFVPRGSIEWIYLETPYYLTTNDKIGDEAFAVIRQAMEAEDVVGISRVVLGRRERAVVLEPRGEGIVVWTLRFGDEVRPESEYFTGIDKKSDAKGVSALETVIKKRLKDWSPEMVSDPIQESLLKLIADKKKTRKPGKAKTSKSKKDDGDEKSNVVNIMDALKKSVAKELESRKAS, encoded by the coding sequence ATGGCACCACGTCGCCCATATTGGAGAGGGTACCTCAAGCTCTCACTTGTCACCTGCCCTGTAGCAATGACACCCGCTACTTCTGAATCTGAAAAAGTACGCTTCCATACCCTCAATAAGGATACCGGAAACCGGGTGGTGTCCCAGTACGTGGATAGCGTTACCGGCAAGCCCGTGAAGGATGAGCATGAAGCGAAGGGCTACGAGCGCGGCGAGAATGATTACGTGCTTCTGACCGACGAGGATCTCGAATCCGTTGAGCTTGAGACCGTCCGTACGATCGACATCGAAAAATTCGTGCCGCGTGGCAGCATCGAGTGGATCTATCTCGAAACCCCGTACTACCTCACCACAAACGACAAAATCGGCGACGAAGCTTTCGCGGTCATCCGCCAAGCCATGGAGGCGGAGGACGTCGTTGGCATCTCTCGTGTCGTGCTGGGGCGCCGCGAACGAGCGGTCGTGCTCGAACCGAGGGGCGAGGGCATCGTGGTGTGGACCCTTCGCTTCGGAGATGAAGTGCGGCCGGAGAGCGAGTATTTTACCGGCATAGATAAAAAGTCGGATGCTAAGGGCGTTTCAGCACTTGAGACAGTTATCAAAAAACGGCTGAAGGATTGGTCACCAGAGATGGTATCTGATCCGATCCAGGAAAGCCTGCTGAAACTCATTGCCGATAAGAAGAAAACCAGGAAACCCGGCAAGGCCAAGACTTCTAAGTCCAAAAAGGACGATGGTGACGAGAAGAGCAATGTCGTCAACATCATGGACGCACTAAAGAAGTCTGTGGCCAAGGAGCTCGAATCCCGCAAAGCAAGTTGA
- a CDS encoding Ku protein, protein MAAHRAQWKGHLKIGEVSCAVGLYTAASTSERISFHMINESTGNRLKREFIDSETEEVVERDQQVKGFETGNGDYIMIDPDEVAAVVPDSDKMLEAEAFIACGEIDDVYFDKPYYLVPVDEGDHDAFTRIRDALSNTSSTAIARTVLFRRMRTVLIRAHGKGIIATTLNYDYEVRSSEEVFKDVAKVKVEAEMLDLARHIITTKKGEFDPAKFDDRYEDALAALVKAKAEGKILPKPKPIKVSKPNDLLKALRDSAGMDKPSASKPKAANANSGKKATASKSTKSRAKPAAKKAS, encoded by the coding sequence ATGGCAGCACATCGCGCTCAATGGAAAGGTCACCTGAAGATTGGTGAAGTCAGTTGTGCCGTAGGCCTCTACACGGCCGCCTCAACTTCCGAGCGGATCAGCTTCCACATGATCAACGAGAGCACCGGAAACCGCCTGAAGCGCGAGTTCATCGACAGTGAGACCGAGGAGGTCGTGGAACGCGACCAACAGGTCAAGGGCTTCGAGACTGGCAACGGCGACTACATCATGATCGACCCTGATGAGGTCGCGGCGGTCGTTCCCGATTCCGACAAGATGCTGGAGGCAGAAGCCTTCATCGCTTGTGGGGAGATCGATGACGTCTATTTCGATAAGCCCTACTATCTGGTCCCGGTCGACGAAGGCGATCATGACGCTTTCACCAGGATCCGCGATGCCCTCAGCAATACCAGTTCCACGGCAATTGCTCGAACCGTGCTCTTCCGGCGGATGCGAACTGTCCTGATCCGGGCGCATGGCAAGGGTATCATCGCGACGACCCTCAACTATGATTACGAAGTCCGGTCCTCAGAGGAGGTCTTCAAAGACGTAGCCAAGGTCAAGGTCGAAGCCGAGATGCTCGATCTGGCAAGGCACATCATCACCACGAAGAAGGGCGAGTTCGACCCCGCGAAATTCGACGATCGCTACGAGGATGCGCTTGCTGCGCTCGTGAAGGCGAAGGCGGAGGGTAAGATCCTTCCGAAGCCCAAGCCCATCAAGGTTTCCAAGCCGAACGACCTGCTTAAGGCGCTGCGTGACAGTGCTGGCATGGATAAGCCGTCGGCAAGTAAGCCGAAGGCTGCCAATGCCAACTCAGGCAAGAAGGCGACGGCTTCCAAGTCTACCAAGAGCCGGGCAAAACCCGCGGCTAAGAAAGCGAGCTGA
- the ligD gene encoding DNA ligase D has translation MADNLSTYRGKRDFKKTAEPSGEVKISASNRRRFVIQKHDATRLHYDLRLELDGVFKSWAVTRGPSLDPGDKRLAVEVEDHPLDYGDFEGTIPKGQYGGGTVMLWDRGYWEPEGNRTPEEALAKGDFKFTLEGDRLHGSFVLVRMKHDRDGGKRINWLLIKHHDDYSVEENGAAVLEENDTSVASRRTMEAIASGKGKKPKPFMLQGGAVKADAVWDSNHGLAAEERKAGSKTATKSAKKSTGAKTAKSLMPAFIAPQLCETLARPPSAGGWIHEIKFDGYRIQMRVENGDVTLKTRKGLDWTAKWSAIAASASKLPDCIIDGEICALDENGAPDFAALQAALSEGKTDDLVFFAFDLLVVGDEDLRELPLTERKDRLAAFLSDAGDDPRLRFVEHFETGGDAVLKSACRLSLEGIVSKQADAPYRSGRNETWAKSKCRAGHEVVIGAYATTNGKFRSLLVGVNRGNHFVYVGRVGTGYGAKVVKTLLPKLKEMETSKSPFTGIGAPKKSSDIVWLKPELVAEIEFAGWTGDGQIRQAAFKGLREDKPAEEVEAETPASPVENEVPDPETDKPPPKRFRKGAKAEVMGVMISSPEKPLWPDAGDGEPVTKVDLARYHEAVGPWLIDHIKGRPCSIIRTPDGIGGEQFFQRHAMPGTSNLLELVTVFGDKKPYLQIDRVEGLAAIAQIGGVELHPWNCEPNQPEVPGRLVFDLDPGPDVEFSTVVGAAREIRDRLEDLGLVSFCKTTGGKGLHVVTPLAVPKGKKLSWDEAKGFAHDVCQDMAREDPELYLIKMAKNQRGGRIFLDYLRNDRMATAVAPLSPRARPGATVSMPLNWSQVKADLDPKRFTIRTVPELLKKSTAWQDYCDGQRPLEQAIKRLAKSRKAAA, from the coding sequence ATGGCCGACAATCTCTCGACGTACCGCGGCAAGCGCGATTTTAAAAAGACCGCCGAGCCAAGCGGAGAGGTGAAGATCAGTGCGTCCAACCGTCGCCGGTTCGTGATTCAGAAACACGACGCAACGCGTTTGCATTACGATCTCCGGCTGGAGCTCGACGGGGTGTTTAAGTCTTGGGCGGTGACAAGAGGGCCGTCTCTCGATCCCGGCGACAAGCGGTTGGCGGTCGAAGTCGAGGATCATCCACTCGATTACGGTGACTTTGAAGGCACTATCCCCAAAGGCCAGTATGGTGGCGGGACGGTCATGCTGTGGGATCGCGGCTACTGGGAACCAGAGGGCAACCGAACGCCGGAAGAGGCGCTCGCCAAGGGTGATTTCAAGTTCACGCTCGAGGGTGATCGCCTGCATGGCAGCTTTGTCCTCGTTCGAATGAAACATGATCGCGATGGCGGCAAACGCATCAATTGGCTGCTGATCAAACATCATGACGACTATTCCGTCGAGGAGAACGGCGCAGCCGTGCTTGAGGAGAACGATACATCAGTGGCGTCCCGTCGGACGATGGAGGCTATCGCATCCGGCAAAGGAAAGAAGCCAAAACCGTTCATGCTGCAAGGTGGCGCGGTCAAAGCCGATGCTGTCTGGGATAGCAATCATGGTTTGGCCGCTGAAGAGCGCAAGGCCGGGTCAAAGACAGCCACTAAGTCAGCGAAGAAGTCAACGGGGGCGAAAACCGCGAAATCCTTAATGCCTGCCTTTATCGCCCCGCAGCTTTGCGAGACGCTCGCGCGTCCGCCATCTGCAGGTGGCTGGATCCATGAGATCAAATTCGATGGTTACCGTATTCAGATGCGGGTTGAAAACGGCGACGTCACCCTGAAGACCCGCAAGGGCCTGGACTGGACGGCAAAATGGTCCGCCATTGCTGCGTCGGCGTCTAAGCTTCCCGACTGCATCATCGATGGTGAGATCTGCGCACTCGATGAAAACGGCGCACCCGATTTTGCCGCCCTGCAGGCGGCGTTATCGGAAGGCAAGACGGACGATCTGGTCTTTTTCGCCTTTGATCTCTTAGTTGTCGGCGACGAGGATCTACGCGAATTGCCTCTCACCGAGCGAAAGGACAGGCTCGCTGCATTCTTGTCCGACGCTGGCGACGATCCCAGGCTCCGCTTCGTTGAGCATTTCGAGACGGGCGGCGATGCGGTGCTGAAGTCTGCTTGCCGCCTGTCTCTGGAAGGCATCGTCTCGAAACAGGCTGATGCACCCTATCGGTCCGGGCGCAACGAGACCTGGGCTAAATCGAAATGCCGTGCTGGTCATGAAGTGGTCATCGGCGCCTATGCCACGACGAACGGTAAATTTCGCTCGCTGCTGGTCGGGGTCAATCGCGGCAACCATTTCGTCTATGTTGGCCGCGTCGGTACCGGATATGGCGCAAAAGTCGTCAAGACGCTTCTTCCGAAGCTAAAGGAGATGGAGACGTCAAAGTCACCGTTCACAGGCATCGGTGCGCCGAAGAAATCTTCCGACATCGTCTGGCTCAAACCCGAACTCGTCGCCGAGATCGAGTTTGCTGGCTGGACGGGTGATGGCCAGATTCGGCAGGCTGCATTCAAGGGCCTTCGAGAGGACAAGCCGGCTGAGGAGGTGGAGGCCGAGACGCCAGCGTCCCCGGTGGAAAACGAAGTGCCCGATCCAGAAACCGACAAGCCGCCTCCCAAGCGTTTCCGCAAGGGCGCGAAGGCCGAAGTCATGGGCGTGATGATCTCCAGTCCGGAAAAGCCACTCTGGCCGGATGCCGGTGATGGCGAACCGGTTACCAAGGTCGATCTTGCGCGCTATCATGAAGCGGTTGGGCCTTGGCTGATCGATCATATCAAGGGGCGGCCGTGCTCGATCATTCGCACGCCTGATGGTATTGGCGGCGAGCAGTTCTTCCAGCGCCATGCCATGCCCGGGACGTCCAACTTGCTTGAGCTCGTCACCGTCTTCGGCGACAAGAAGCCCTATCTACAAATTGATCGGGTCGAGGGACTGGCTGCGATTGCTCAAATCGGCGGAGTCGAGCTTCATCCCTGGAACTGCGAGCCCAACCAGCCGGAAGTGCCGGGCCGGTTGGTCTTCGACCTAGATCCAGGTCCAGATGTTGAATTCTCGACCGTCGTCGGGGCCGCACGAGAAATCCGTGACCGCCTCGAAGACCTGGGGCTTGTCAGCTTCTGCAAGACGACCGGCGGAAAGGGCCTGCATGTCGTCACGCCCTTGGCTGTGCCGAAGGGCAAGAAACTAAGCTGGGATGAGGCGAAAGGCTTCGCCCACGATGTTTGCCAGGATATGGCGCGCGAGGATCCGGAGCTCTACCTGATCAAGATGGCAAAGAACCAACGCGGGGGGCGCATCTTCCTCGACTACTTGCGCAACGACCGGATGGCGACGGCGGTTGCGCCATTGTCACCCCGCGCACGTCCCGGAGCAACCGTATCGATGCCGCTCAATTGGAGCCAGGTGAAAGCTGATCTGGATCCCAAACGGTTCACGATCCGCACTGTGCCCGAGCTGTTGAAGAAGAGCACGGCATGGCAAGATTACTGTGACGGGCAAAGACCCTTGGAACAGGCCATCAAGCGGCTGGCAAAATCGCGAAAGGCGGCTGCATGA
- a CDS encoding DUF982 domain-containing protein translates to MKPDTFEKPVMILLGLGIPTKVKSVMQAYQILMDWRNAADPSRELALKACKAAINGEIEAQTARAVFVAFAERHDLLASEIGNLVAQRNKRNQRDRARRNRRGHCLRSPWLP, encoded by the coding sequence ATGAAACCCGATACGTTCGAGAAGCCCGTCATGATCCTCTTGGGTCTCGGTATCCCGACCAAGGTGAAATCGGTCATGCAAGCCTACCAGATACTGATGGATTGGCGAAACGCCGCAGATCCTTCGCGCGAGCTTGCGCTCAAGGCGTGCAAGGCCGCGATCAACGGAGAAATCGAGGCGCAGACGGCGCGCGCCGTTTTTGTCGCGTTCGCTGAGCGGCACGATCTGCTCGCGTCGGAAATCGGTAATTTGGTAGCCCAACGCAATAAGCGCAATCAACGCGATCGAGCTCGAAGAAATAGACGCGGTCACTGCCTTCGATCACCATGGCTCCCATGA
- a CDS encoding Hsp20 family protein codes for MRNDLDFAPLYRSSVGFDRVFNLLNNTQRLQAIDTWPPYDIVKTGDDDYRIEMAVAGFGDSDLDIIQERNVLVIKGQKVDAKDGEYLHRGIAGRSFERRFELADHVKVEDASLVNGLLTIALKREIPEAMKPRKIAIGTGGEQAAPLQIEAERVVA; via the coding sequence ATGAGAAACGATCTTGATTTTGCACCGCTCTATCGCTCCAGCGTCGGCTTCGACCGCGTTTTCAATCTACTGAACAACACGCAGCGCCTGCAGGCAATCGACACTTGGCCGCCTTACGACATTGTCAAGACCGGCGACGACGACTACCGCATAGAAATGGCGGTTGCAGGCTTTGGCGATTCCGACCTGGACATCATCCAGGAACGCAACGTGCTGGTGATCAAAGGCCAGAAGGTCGACGCCAAGGATGGCGAATATCTCCATCGCGGTATTGCCGGACGTTCGTTCGAGCGCCGCTTCGAACTGGCCGACCATGTGAAGGTCGAAGATGCCTCCCTGGTCAACGGTCTCCTGACCATCGCATTGAAACGCGAAATCCCGGAAGCCATGAAGCCGCGCAAGATCGCGATCGGCACGGGTGGCGAACAGGCCGCCCCGCTACAGATCGAAGCAGAACGTGTGGTCGCGTAA
- a CDS encoding DUF2383 domain-containing protein — MVTMVGNEGNIEKLVKDLIYLEHDAIAAYDSCIERLDDKTLSAKLAEFKQDHLQHVIVLNEMARELGIEAPTEGDMKQMLTTGKIALADLMGDSAILKAMKTNEDDTVTAYERASRHEDAIPQSKAFFMKAHEDELRHRAWMETTAKAM, encoded by the coding sequence ATGGTCACCATGGTTGGCAACGAAGGCAATATCGAAAAACTCGTTAAAGACCTCATCTATCTCGAGCACGATGCAATCGCCGCTTACGACTCCTGCATCGAGAGGCTTGACGACAAGACCCTCAGTGCGAAACTTGCCGAGTTCAAGCAGGACCATCTACAGCATGTCATCGTGCTCAACGAGATGGCCCGCGAGCTTGGCATCGAAGCGCCGACCGAAGGCGACATGAAACAGATGTTGACCACTGGCAAGATCGCGCTGGCAGACCTCATGGGCGACTCGGCCATTCTGAAAGCTATGAAGACGAACGAAGATGATACCGTCACTGCTTACGAGCGGGCATCGCGCCACGAAGATGCCATCCCCCAGTCAAAGGCATTCTTCATGAAGGCCCATGAAGATGAGCTTCGGCATCGTGCCTGGATGGAAACGACGGCCAAGGCGATGTGA
- a CDS encoding alpha/beta hydrolase gives MTSLNLTIFTLFTITMLASLPARAALPTSADPADARAPIYRTDNGPGPEYSDVAVEQSDGIDPIVTGSLKPRRLVIFLHGIRGSGSVMEAIGSSWKSILTDTTFVSPDAPFAHRAGGRQWFGVDDQVLRPDRIQAARRAFDDLISGIVKREGFENDLDKVAFVGVSQGAIMGLDAVSTGRWKIGALVSFAGLLPLPPQSQSGSGTPVLLMHGSADQTIPSAASTAASGQLKSAGYDVTLKVYPGVGHTISTEEAREAGIFLRDRLIP, from the coding sequence ATGACCAGCTTGAACCTCACCATCTTTACACTCTTCACCATAACCATGCTGGCTTCCCTGCCCGCCAGGGCAGCGCTCCCGACATCGGCTGATCCAGCGGATGCCCGTGCGCCGATCTATCGGACGGACAATGGACCCGGACCGGAATATTCCGATGTTGCCGTCGAGCAGTCGGATGGGATCGATCCTATTGTCACGGGTTCTTTGAAGCCCCGGCGACTGGTGATCTTCCTTCATGGTATCAGGGGTTCCGGCTCCGTCATGGAAGCCATCGGGAGTTCGTGGAAGTCGATCCTGACCGACACGACATTCGTGTCGCCGGACGCGCCGTTCGCCCATCGTGCAGGTGGCCGCCAATGGTTCGGTGTCGATGATCAGGTGCTGCGGCCCGATCGCATACAGGCCGCCCGGCGTGCTTTCGACGATCTCATTTCAGGCATAGTCAAGCGCGAAGGGTTCGAAAACGATCTCGACAAGGTCGCTTTTGTCGGCGTTTCGCAGGGAGCGATCATGGGCCTTGATGCCGTTTCGACAGGACGATGGAAGATTGGCGCTCTTGTGAGTTTCGCCGGATTGCTGCCATTGCCGCCGCAATCGCAGTCTGGGAGCGGTACCCCTGTTCTGCTGATGCATGGGTCAGCGGATCAAACCATTCCGTCGGCTGCCTCTACCGCGGCGAGCGGCCAGTTGAAATCGGCAGGGTACGACGTCACCTTGAAGGTCTATCCCGGCGTTGGCCACACAATTTCGACCGAGGAAGCGCGAGAAGCCGGCATTTTCCTGCGAGACCGTCTTATCCCGTAG
- a CDS encoding DUF2188 domain-containing protein, whose amino-acid sequence MTTITYHVAKHDGGYGYRLGDVWSETFPDHDTALAAAKSAAQRQHVEGRDAEISFQLSDGRWQTEHAGGGDRPGTEVVDDIR is encoded by the coding sequence ATGACGACGATCACATATCATGTTGCGAAGCACGACGGCGGCTACGGGTATCGGCTGGGAGACGTCTGGTCAGAGACATTTCCCGACCACGACACGGCTCTTGCGGCCGCCAAGTCTGCAGCACAACGGCAACATGTCGAAGGCCGCGACGCCGAGATCTCCTTTCAGCTTTCCGACGGTCGCTGGCAGACGGAACATGCCGGCGGCGGGGATCGTCCTGGCACAGAAGTTGTCGACGACATCAGGTGA
- a CDS encoding PAS domain S-box protein produces the protein MSREHNAFDFLAHTGELARLIAAFDWSNTSIGCPGSWPQSLRTTVALILQSPVPIVTLWGEDGIMIYNDAYSVFAGERHPDLLGAKVREGWDEIADFNDNVMRVGLSGRTLRYTDQELSLNRSGTPEPVWMNLDYSPIIDENGNPCGVMAIVIETTAKVRAERALVASEEQSRQIIDSAVDYAIIALDLEGRVIRWNEGARRIFCWTQEEVAGLFWEMLFTSEDRAAGKPREAMDAALALGTTHHDRWHLRKSGEVFWASGEISPLRDAGGTPIGLVKVLRDQTDQHRATQALADAEAGLRRAQEAGGVGVFSLDLQTDILSPSPEFCSIYGIEQTDAIPISTIQHLVFGEDQEIASNPETRKTGTSPLTVEYRIRRSDNGQQRVVARRGEFEFAPDGKPIRFVGVVQDVTEQLRAQRELRESETRFRALAQAIPNHVWTASPDGQLDWFNDRVYEYAGRAPGELDGEAWVSMVHVDDVAATAQAWKHALDTGETYQAEFRLRHKSGAFRWHIVRAVPIESDEGSILRWIGTNTEIEELRATREKLQALNQTLEQRVAERTADRDRMWRLSTDVMLVASFDAAITALNPAWKTVLGWDEDDLIGRSFMDFVHPDDRQTTLDEVGKLAQGVTTFSFENRYQCKDKSYRTISWTAVPDESFIHAVGRDVTEEREAAAALRQSELALQQAQKMEAIGNLTGGVAHDFNNLLQVVAGNLQLLSKDVVGNEKAERRITNALAGVNRGSKLASQLLAFGRRQALDPKVVSVGRLIRGMDEMLRRTIGEGVEIETIVSGGLWNSLIDPMQVENALLNLAINARDAMEGFGKLTIEVGNAYIDDTYARLHDDVQPGQYVALSVTDTGSGMSPELMTKVFEPFFSTKPEGKGTGLGLSMVYGFVKQTGGHVKIYSELGHGTTVKMYLPRAMQQEDVEVERIDGPVEGGSETILVAEDDEGVRATVVELLQELGYRVLKAPDAASALSIIESGMNIDLLFTDVVMPGQLKSSELARKAKERVPNIGILFTSGYTENSIVHGGRLDPGVQLLSKPYSREQLARKIRHVLNNRTQVQTATSRLAEAHRETKATGIAKRRVLLVEDNDLIRMASADMLLELDCDVTEAGSAEDALALLEQGGVDIVVSDLGLPGMTGEEFCRQVRRRWPGIGIVFATGMDQGPSLDDPARTALLTKPHGLEELRAALAAVA, from the coding sequence ATGAGCCGTGAACACAATGCCTTCGACTTCCTTGCACATACCGGCGAACTCGCGCGCCTGATCGCCGCCTTCGACTGGTCAAACACGTCGATTGGTTGTCCCGGATCATGGCCGCAGAGCCTGCGCACTACGGTGGCGCTGATCCTGCAATCGCCTGTGCCGATCGTCACCCTGTGGGGCGAGGACGGTATCATGATCTACAACGACGCCTATTCGGTCTTTGCAGGCGAGCGACATCCCGACCTTCTCGGCGCGAAGGTTCGCGAAGGCTGGGACGAGATCGCCGATTTCAATGACAACGTCATGCGTGTCGGACTATCGGGGCGAACGCTCCGTTACACGGATCAAGAGCTTTCACTGAACCGATCGGGAACGCCCGAACCCGTCTGGATGAATCTCGACTACTCCCCGATCATCGACGAGAACGGCAACCCGTGCGGCGTTATGGCGATCGTTATCGAAACGACTGCGAAGGTCCGGGCCGAACGGGCGCTTGTCGCGAGCGAAGAGCAGAGCCGGCAGATCATCGACAGTGCCGTCGATTACGCGATCATTGCCCTTGATCTCGAGGGAAGGGTCATTCGCTGGAATGAAGGCGCGCGTCGCATCTTCTGCTGGACGCAAGAAGAAGTAGCTGGTCTCTTTTGGGAAATGCTGTTTACGTCGGAGGACCGGGCGGCTGGCAAGCCCCGGGAAGCGATGGATGCGGCCTTAGCACTCGGCACCACCCATCACGACCGATGGCATCTTCGCAAGTCCGGCGAGGTCTTCTGGGCAAGCGGCGAGATCAGTCCTCTGCGCGATGCTGGAGGCACGCCAATCGGGCTCGTCAAGGTGCTGCGAGATCAGACAGATCAACATAGGGCCACGCAGGCTCTCGCCGATGCGGAGGCGGGGCTTCGCCGTGCGCAAGAGGCGGGCGGGGTCGGAGTATTCTCGCTCGATCTTCAAACGGACATCCTGAGTCCGTCACCCGAATTCTGCAGCATCTACGGAATCGAACAGACGGACGCCATTCCCATTTCGACAATCCAGCATCTCGTCTTCGGCGAGGACCAGGAAATCGCTTCCAATCCGGAGACGAGAAAAACTGGTACGTCGCCGCTCACGGTCGAATATCGGATCCGACGCTCGGACAACGGCCAGCAACGCGTCGTGGCGAGACGAGGCGAGTTCGAATTCGCTCCTGACGGCAAGCCGATCCGGTTTGTCGGCGTTGTCCAGGACGTGACGGAGCAGCTGAGGGCGCAACGCGAACTGCGCGAAAGCGAAACGCGTTTCCGGGCACTTGCTCAAGCCATTCCAAACCATGTCTGGACGGCATCGCCCGATGGCCAGCTCGACTGGTTCAACGATCGCGTCTACGAATACGCGGGCAGAGCGCCGGGGGAGCTCGACGGCGAGGCCTGGGTGTCGATGGTCCATGTGGACGACGTTGCTGCAACAGCACAGGCCTGGAAGCACGCGCTCGATACTGGCGAGACCTATCAGGCGGAATTCCGCCTGCGTCACAAGTCGGGGGCTTTCCGATGGCATATCGTGCGCGCCGTTCCGATCGAGAGCGACGAAGGCAGCATTCTCCGCTGGATCGGCACCAATACCGAAATCGAGGAGCTGCGGGCGACACGAGAGAAGCTCCAGGCTCTCAATCAGACCCTCGAGCAGCGCGTCGCCGAGCGCACGGCGGACCGCGATCGCATGTGGCGGCTTTCGACCGACGTAATGCTCGTAGCATCGTTCGATGCCGCGATCACCGCGCTCAATCCGGCATGGAAGACGGTTCTCGGTTGGGACGAAGACGATCTGATCGGTCGATCCTTCATGGACTTCGTCCACCCGGACGACCGTCAGACCACCCTCGACGAAGTCGGCAAACTTGCCCAGGGCGTCACGACCTTCTCGTTCGAGAACCGCTATCAATGCAAAGATAAGTCCTACCGGACGATTTCCTGGACCGCCGTCCCGGACGAGAGCTTCATCCATGCCGTCGGTCGCGACGTGACCGAGGAACGGGAGGCAGCGGCGGCGCTTCGCCAGAGCGAGCTTGCCTTGCAGCAAGCCCAAAAGATGGAGGCGATCGGCAACCTGACCGGCGGCGTCGCCCATGACTTCAACAATCTGTTGCAGGTCGTTGCCGGCAATCTTCAGCTTCTGTCAAAGGACGTGGTCGGGAACGAGAAGGCTGAACGGCGCATCACCAACGCCCTTGCCGGTGTCAATCGAGGATCGAAGCTCGCTTCCCAGCTGCTGGCATTTGGCCGACGACAGGCACTTGATCCGAAGGTCGTCAGTGTCGGCCGGTTGATCCGCGGCATGGATGAGATGTTGCGACGCACGATCGGCGAAGGCGTGGAAATCGAGACAATCGTGTCAGGCGGCCTATGGAATTCTCTCATCGATCCTATGCAGGTCGAGAATGCGCTCCTCAATCTTGCGATCAATGCGCGTGATGCGATGGAAGGGTTCGGCAAACTCACCATCGAGGTCGGCAATGCCTATATCGACGACACCTACGCGAGACTGCACGACGACGTGCAGCCGGGACAATACGTGGCACTTTCGGTCACGGATACCGGAAGCGGCATGTCGCCGGAGCTGATGACAAAGGTCTTCGAACCATTCTTCTCGACCAAGCCTGAAGGCAAAGGCACGGGCCTTGGGCTGTCGATGGTCTACGGTTTCGTCAAACAGACCGGCGGCCACGTCAAGATCTATAGCGAACTTGGCCACGGTACGACCGTCAAAATGTACCTGCCAAGGGCCATGCAGCAAGAGGATGTCGAGGTCGAGCGGATTGATGGCCCAGTCGAGGGAGGGTCGGAAACCATCCTCGTTGCTGAGGATGACGAAGGTGTTCGCGCCACTGTCGTCGAACTTCTCCAAGAACTGGGCTATCGTGTGTTGAAAGCGCCAGATGCCGCCTCAGCGCTGTCGATCATCGAAAGCGGAATGAATATCGATCTGCTGTTCACCGACGTGGTGATGCCGGGTCAGTTGAAAAGCTCCGAGCTCGCCAGAAAGGCGAAGGAGCGCGTTCCGAACATCGGCATTCTGTTCACGTCGGGATACACCGAAAACTCAATCGTCCATGGTGGTCGCCTGGATCCGGGCGTCCAGCTTCTGTCGAAGCCCTACAGCCGCGAGCAGCTCGCCAGAAAAATCCGGCACGTGCTCAACAATCGCACGCAAGTGCAAACTGCGACAAGCCGGCTCGCGGAGGCGCATCGAGAGACGAAAGCGACAGGCATAGCGAAACGCCGCGTCCTTTTGGTGGAGGATAATGATCTGATCCGGATGGCGAGCGCCGACATGCTGCTCGAACTCGATTGCGATGTGACGGAAGCTGGGTCTGCCGAGGATGCGCTGGCTCTCCTTGAGCAGGGCGGCGTCGATATTGTCGTCTCCGACCTTGGGCTGCCCGGCATGACCGGCGAGGAGTTCTGTCGCCAGGTTCGCCGGCGGTGGCCTGGGATCGGTATCGTTTTCGCAACGGGCATGGATCAGGGGCCGTCGCTTGACGATCCGGCGCGAACAGCGCTTCTGACAAAGCCTCACGGTCTGGAAGAACTGCGCGCGGCGCTGGCGGCGGTTGCATAG